CCACGAAGTCCACCTCGCCGGGGTCGCGCAGCGGACTCGTGACGCTCGGGTGCAGCACCGTGGGCCGCAGGTTGACGTAGTGGTCGAAGGCGAAGCGCAGCTTCAGCAGCAGGCCGCGCTCGATGATGCCGCCCGCGAGCCGGGGGTCGCGCGGGTCGCCGCCGACCGCCCCCAGCAGGATCGCGTCATGCCCGCGCAGCGACGCGAGATCGGCGTCGTCGAGGATGCGGCCGGTCTCCAGGTAGTGCGCGGCCCCGAAGCCGTAGTTGCTCGTGACGAGCTCGGCCTCGCCGGCGAGGGCGGCACGCAGCACCTTGACGGCCTCGGCGGTGACTTCGGGTCCGATGCCGTCTCCGGCGATGACGGCGAGGTCGATGGTGCGGGTCATGTCCTCAGGGTATCGAGCGTCAGCTGGCGACGATGTCGATCTCGCGGACCTCGTCGGCCTGGATCGCCGCGCGCACGCGCTCGAGCACGTCATCCGGCACCGGCGAGTCGACCGTGATGATGCTGAGGGCCTGCCCCCCGGCGCTGCGGCGCGCGATCTGCATGCCGGCGATGTTGATCCCGGCCTCGCCGAACTCCTTGCCGTACACGGCGACGATGCCCGGCCGGTCCGTGTAGAACATCACGATGTGGTGCTCGGCGATCGGCACCTCGATGTCGTAGCCGTTGAGGCCGATGATCTTCTCGGTGAGCTTCGTGCCCGAGAGCGTGCCGGCGACCTCGACCGAGGTGCCGTCGGAGAGCACCCCGCGCAGCGTCGTCGTGTTGCGGTAGTCCTTGCTCTCCTCGGAGACGTTGAGGCTCGAGGCGATGCCGCGCTGCTCGGCGAGCAGCGGCGCGTTCACGTAGGAGACGTTCTCGGTGACGAGGTTGGTGAAGTAGCCCTTGAGTGCGGCGAGTCGGTAGACGCTCACGTCGTAGGCGGCGAGCTCGCCGCGCACGTCGACCTCGAGGTCGGTGAGGGCGCCGTGGCCGGCGACCGCCGCGAGCACCTGACCGAGCTTCTCGACGAGGGCGATACCCGGGCGCACGAAGGGGTCGATGATGCCGCCCGCGACGTTCACCGCATCCGGGACCAGTTCGCCCTCGAGGGCGAGACGCACGCTGCGGGCGACCGAGACGCCCGCCTTCTCCTGGGCTTCGTCGGTCGACGCGCCGAGGTGGGGCGTGACGACGACGTTCGGCAGGGGCAGGAGCTTCTTGTCGACGGGCGGCTCCGC
The Protaetiibacter larvae DNA segment above includes these coding regions:
- the serA gene encoding phosphoglycerate dehydrogenase, producing the protein MAKPVVLIAEELSPATVEALGPDFEIRSVDGTDRPALLAALAEANAVLIRSATQIDAEALAATKTLKVVARAGVGLDNVDIKAATEAGVMVVNAPTSNIISAAELTIGHILSLARHIPAANASLAAGEWKRSKYTGVELYEKTVGIIGLGRIGALITSRLQAFGMDVIAYDPYVSPARAQQLGVRLATLDEVLEQSDFITIHMPKTPETTGMISTPQLAKMKKTAYIVNVARGGLIDEDALYEALTAGTIAGAGLDVFNAEPPVDKKLLPLPNVVVTPHLGASTDEAQEKAGVSVARSVRLALEGELVPDAVNVAGGIIDPFVRPGIALVEKLGQVLAAVAGHGALTDLEVDVRGELAAYDVSVYRLAALKGYFTNLVTENVSYVNAPLLAEQRGIASSLNVSEESKDYRNTTTLRGVLSDGTSVEVAGTLSGTKLTEKIIGLNGYDIEVPIAEHHIVMFYTDRPGIVAVYGKEFGEAGINIAGMQIARRSAGGQALSIITVDSPVPDDVLERVRAAIQADEVREIDIVAS